In Bacillaceae bacterium S4-13-56, one DNA window encodes the following:
- a CDS encoding AI-2E family transporter, producing MYQSKWFKALVVAILIALLFLLFGEVGFVFDPVIDYITAVAFPFAVAGVLYYITRPVVKLLDRFKIPRIISILLIFVLMGFIIFLISRYIAPIVQDQFTRLYNNLPQITGSIQDLFNYWKDNQQFLPEQVNSTLEGFIENIENYAVNAISLILDFISQLANYIFALFLVPFFLFFLLKDGEKLRPFVTKFLSKEKAKSVSKLMSTIDNTLSAFILGQLTVSICVGVMLYIGYIIIGLNYSLTLAVFAMATNVIPFIGPFIAAIPAILVGVFQDPIFAVYITILMIIAQQIEGNLISPNIMGKVLNIHPLTIITLILAAGNIAGFLGLLIVIPVYAVAKAIISHFYHEWREKHA from the coding sequence ATGTATCAGTCGAAATGGTTTAAAGCACTCGTTGTTGCTATTTTAATTGCTCTGCTTTTTCTTTTGTTCGGGGAGGTAGGCTTCGTATTTGATCCAGTGATAGACTATATTACAGCTGTCGCTTTCCCTTTTGCTGTAGCAGGGGTTTTGTATTATATTACACGCCCAGTTGTTAAATTACTTGATCGATTTAAAATCCCAAGAATCATCTCCATTCTATTGATCTTTGTCTTAATGGGATTCATAATCTTTTTAATCTCAAGATATATCGCTCCAATTGTACAAGATCAGTTTACTAGGCTCTATAACAACCTTCCTCAAATCACCGGAAGTATTCAAGATTTATTTAACTATTGGAAGGACAATCAACAGTTCCTCCCCGAACAGGTTAATAGTACGCTAGAGGGATTCATTGAAAATATTGAGAATTATGCAGTAAATGCTATTAGCTTGATCCTTGATTTTATTAGCCAATTAGCGAACTATATTTTTGCTCTTTTCTTAGTTCCTTTCTTTCTATTTTTTCTATTGAAAGATGGCGAAAAACTGCGTCCTTTTGTCACCAAATTTCTTAGCAAAGAAAAAGCAAAAAGTGTTTCTAAACTTATGAGTACCATTGACAATACGCTTTCTGCCTTTATTCTAGGTCAATTGACCGTCAGTATTTGTGTCGGGGTTATGTTATATATAGGATATATCATTATTGGATTGAATTATTCCCTCACCTTGGCTGTGTTTGCTATGGCCACCAATGTAATCCCTTTTATTGGTCCATTCATTGCTGCCATACCAGCTATCTTAGTTGGAGTTTTCCAAGATCCTATATTCGCGGTCTACATCACTATCTTAATGATCATTGCCCAACAAATTGAAGGTAATTTAATTTCACCAAATATAATGGGCAAAGTCTTAAACATTCATCCATTAACGATTATTACTTTAATCTTAGCAGCGGGAAATATAGCTGGCTTCCTTGGACTTCTTATCGTCATTCCTGTATATGCAGTCGCTAAGGCGATCATTTCTCATTTTTATCATGAATGGCGGGAAAAACACGCGTAA